The following is a genomic window from Sporosarcina jeotgali.
TCACGAATGTCTTCTTCGTTAAACACATTGGACAAGCTGAGCATCGGATAATCGTGCTCCACTTTTGTAAATCCTTCCAGCACGGTTCCCCCCACTCGCTGAGTCGGGGAATCCGGGTAGATTAAATCAGGGTTGTCTGCTTCAATCGCGAGCAGTTCCTGCATCAGTTTGTCGTACTCCGCGTCTGTAGCAACCGGTTTGTCGAGCACATAGTACGCTCGTCCATACTCGGTGAGCAGCTGATTTAATTCTTGCACACGCTTTTCAAGCTCATTAATATTGCTCACATTGCGTTCCTCCTCTTACACTTTTTCTATCGGTGCAAATTTCGCAAGCAATCGTTTAATGCCGACTTCCGGGAAGGCGATGTCGAGTTCAACGTCGTCCGCTGAACCTTTGACGCTGACAACCGTGCCTGTACCCCACTTTTTGTGCGCGGCTTTGTCGCCCGCTGACCATCCTAGCTTTTCCCCGCCTGTTGTTTTGTAGACAGGCTTTTTCACAGCCGCACGTTTTGGTTCATCATTGCGTGATCCGCCGATTGAGAAACCGCCAGAAGCGTTCTCTGTTTCGATGACTTCATCAGAAATCTCGTTAATAAATCGAGATGGATTGTTGTAACTGAATTTGCCGTACAGCATTCGGCTTGAAGCAGAAGACATGAACAACTTCTGCTCTGCACGTGTAATGGCTACATACGCAAGACGCCGTTCTTCTTCCATTTCCTCTTCGTTTCCAATCGAACGGGCATGCGGGAAAATATTTTCTTCCATACCAATTACAAAAACGACTGGGAACTCCAGACCTTTTGCAGAGTGTGTCGTCATTAAGACGATTTTTTCTGTCGATTGGTTCTCTTCTTTATCGAGAGAGTCGATATCTGCGATGAGTGCCAGATCCGTCAAAAACGCGACGAGTGATTTGTCGCCTTCATCTTCTTCTGCCCTTTTTTCAAATGCTTCTGTAACCGATAAAAACTCGTCGATGTTCTCTAAACGACTTTCCGATTCAATCGTTTTTTCGCGTTCGAGCATCGCGCGGTATCCGGTTTTATCCAACACTTGCTCCGTCAGTTCTTTGACAGACAAAAACTCCTGCATCTGGGTAAAGTTTTGGATCAAATCGCGGAACTTCGCTGATTCCACTGCTGCTTTTTTCGTCAGACCCATGAAGTCCAGCTCTTGCATCGCATCGAAAATGGACCGGTCGTTTTCAATCGCAAATCTGGCCATCCGTTCAAACGATGTGGCTCCAATGCTGCGCTTCGGTTCGTTAATGATCCGCGCAAGTGCAAGGTCATCTTCGTTATTCGCAATGAGCCGCAAGTATGCGAGCAAGTCTTTGATTTCTTTGCGATCATAGAACTTCGTGCCGCCGACAATCGTATATTCCAGATTCGACTTCACTAAGTATTCCTCAATCATCCGTGATTGCGCGTTCGTCCGGTAAAGAACCGCGAACTGGTCGAGTGAAAACCCCTGTTCCTGCTGCAGCTCAATGATTTTACGGACAACGTATTGCGACTCATCTTTCTCATCGGTCGCTTTATAAACGGTGATGAAATCCCCTTCATCATTATCTGTCCGCAGCCGTTTGTCATAGCGGCTTTCATTATTTTTTATGACATCGTTGGCTGCTTGTAAAATGTTTTGGGTCGAGCGATAGTTCTGTTCGAGTAAAATGACTTCTGCGTCTTTATAGTCTTTTTCAAACGACAGAATGTTGCCGATATCGGCGCCGCGCCACTTGTAGATGGACTGATCGGAATCACCGACGACACAAATATTGCGGAACTTCTCCGCAAGCATTTGTACCAGGCGGTATTGGGCATGGTTTGTATCCTGGTATTCATCGACATGAATGTACTGGAACTTGTCTTGATAAAACTCAAGCACATCTGGAACTTGCTCGAATAACCGCAGTGTCAGCATAATGAGATCGTCAAAATCGAGTGATTGGTTCTTCCGCAGTTTCTTTGTATAGCCATCAAAGACATCTGCGATGACACGGTCGTACGGGTTCGATTCGTTCACACCTGCCCGATATTCTTTTGCATCGATGCATTCGTTTTTTGCAGAACTGATAATGTTAAGCAATGTCCGCGGGTCGTATTGTTTTGGGTCTAGGTTTTGTTCTTTCAGGACTGATTTAATAGCAGATAACTGATCTGAGGAGTCCAAAATGGAGAATGTCTTGGAAAAGCCGATTCGGTCAATGTTGCGACGCAAAATCCGCACGCACATCGAGTGGAAGGTCGAGACCCACATGCGGTCGCCTGAACCTTCACCGAGTAATCCATCGATTCGATTACGCATTTCCCGACTCGCTTTGTTTGTAAAAGTGATGGCAAGAATCTTAGATGGATACACGTTTTTCTCAATGACGAGATACGCAATTCGATGCGTCAATACTCGTGTTTTCCCAGATCCCGCTCCCGCCATAATGAGCAAAGGACCTTCTGTTTTCTTCACCGCTTTCGCCTGTTCAGGGTTCATGCCCGTCAATAAATCTTGTGCGAGTTCTTTCATAATTTATAACCGCCTTTTAGGAACGTTTGTTCTTCATTATACACGAAATCACTTGGGACTGGTAACCGCTTTTACCGCGTCCACCGTTTCGAGTGCTTTCTTCAAATCATCATAGATAACATTGCCGATCACAACTGTATGGGCAATTGATGCCATTTCCGCGGCTTGTGCTGCAGTACGAATTCCTCCGCCATAAACGAGCCGGGTTTCATCCAGCACGGATGCTGCCGCACTGACAAGTTTAGGATCTCCATAGGTTCCGCTATACTCCAAGTAAAAAATCGGCAGTTTAAATAAATGCTCCGCCATCCGGGCGTATCCGACGACATCTTCCTTCGTTGGCACTTCTGTTGCCCCTGTCAGCTGGGCAGCTTTGCACTCCGGGTTCATGATGCAGTAGCCTTCTGTTGCGACTTCTTCCCATTTCATCATATGACCGAATTCTTTCAGCGCATCTAAATGGATGCCGTTCATCCACTTCACGTCAGTTGAATTTAAGACAGTCGGAATGAAGTAATAGTCAAAGCCGAATGTGACAGCATCCACGTCTGATACTTCCAGAGCCAGTGGCACTGCGTAACGCCGCAAGCGTGCGAGCAGATCGAGTACCCCTTCAAGCGTGATATTGTCAGTTCCCCCGATGATCATTCCATCTGTTCCCGATTCTGCGAGCTGCTCGAGCGCCTCGTCTGAAATGTCTTTTGCGGGATCTAATTTAAAGGCATGACGCCAAGTTCGATAGTCCATTTTCAGTCACCTGCATTTTCGTATTTATGTGTATTCATTATAGCAAAAAACACGTGCCGATTCTCGTTGGCGCCTATGACAAATGAAAAAACCGGTCAGCCAGTAGCTGTTCCCGGTTTTTTGGTTAGTTTTCTTCAGTTGTTTTTTCAGATTGCTCATTCATACGGTCGACAATTAAGTTATAGCCGCCTGATCCGTAATCGACACAACGCCGAATTCTTGAAATGGTAGCCGTACTCGCACCCGTCTCGTTCTGAATTTTGTCATACGTATGCTTCTTTTTCAACATGACTGCTACGTCCAGACGCTGTGCCAGGGATTGAACCTCTCCGATTGTGCACAAATCATCGAAGAACGCATAGCATTCATCCAAATCTTTTAACTCTAATATCGCGCGAAACAGCTGATCGGTCTGTTCGTCTTTTATTTTTTCCAGCATTAGAAACAGCCTCCGTCCTTAAGGGGTATAGGTCGTTGTATTGCCAATCGATTGTTCCCGAACGATATGGACCCACGTCTGACCAGGTACTAATTTTGCAGGTACCCCGTTCTGTACAGGTGTAATCACGCCATCAATCTGTTTCCACTCAAGTGTCAGCGCGACGCCATTCTGAAACAAAATCGCAGGACCGCCTTTTGTTAAATCCAGCGATTGTCTTCCTTCAGCATCTATGGTTGTATAAGGGGCTTCCATAACTAAAATATTTGCAGGAGTTACTTTTTTGTCGTCCGCCTTGTCTGTTGTAATGATTCCATTCACGGTACGCTCGTACGTTTTAGTTTCAGGGTCAAATGTATACGTGCTCGTGAAATTGGGATCCGGATGACCGACGACAATTGCAGTTGCAATCTCTCCTAGTTTAGCACTATCCGCATCAGGATGGAACGAAAGCGGCGGGACTTCTCGGAGCTCCGTGTCAATTGATAGGTCGTCCATTGCATCTTCGATATGCTCTTTTGAAATATAAGAGTTATGCGGCGCTTTCCGTTCTTTCGAGCGGATGAAATACGAGCCATCGTACTGCATGCCATTGATGTTGTCGACAACTCCCTCATTCAGCAATGCGTGAGCATCCGGACTATAGCCATGCGCGATATAGAACGCATCCAGTCCATCCGCAATTTCGATGAAATAATCACGGGCACTGCGAATCGGACCGATTTCTTCAGGAAGCTGGCTCTGATAAAGTGCAAGGAGCCGGGTAATATTCCCTTCAGCGAACACCTCATAGACAATATCCGCCTGGCTTAACCCCGACTGCGGACGTGCCAGCGGATGATTATTAACCGTCGCAAGAATTGGCCGCATATCCCCGGATTCCACTGCCATTCCAGAAAATGGAGCACTCGGTTGTGCGACAGTTTCTACTGTTTCGCTTGTTTCACCTGCTTCAACTTCAGTTGCGGGCTGCTCTTCTTGATCTTTTGAACAGCCGACGAGCATTATTTGTCCAACGAGTAAAGCGGTGAAAAGTACTTTCGATGCGTTCATAGCGGCTCTCCTATCGTTCTGTCATTGGTATTAAAACCTTGTTTCTCATTACATCTGCAACGCCTAGCTGCGTAACACGAACATATGGCAGATGGGTGGATTGAAGAAAGAGCAAGCTGTAAACTGCGTCTCCTTTTTCGTATCCTCTGTCGCTTAACGCCTGCTTGAATTCACGCTCTTGTTCACGAAGAACCTCAATAGGCTGATCGGATAGACTGCCGCCTATTGAAAGAGGCAGCTCGCATAGGACCTTTTCATCTTCAGCTAGAACGATTCCTCCGCCTATTTCTTTTAATTGGCGGAATGCTCGAAGCATTTCGTTCTTGTCCTTCCCGATTAAAATAATGTCTCCGGTATTGGAATACGAAGATGCAAGTCCTTGAACGGAGCGTGCGAACCCTTTAATGACAGCAGTCACCCGCCATTTTCCATTCCGGTCAATGAGCGCCAGAAACGATTCATCGTGAGCGTCTTCCAATTTCTCAGCGGACAGATCGACGGTAGTCTCGTATGGCTTCGTGATGACATCATTCAGCATATCGATGCCGATTGGTTCCGTTGCCGTTAAGTCTTCCTGGGTAAGCTCAAAATCTGGAGCGAAATTCAGGAAAACGGACCAATCCGCTTTGTTGAATTCCATACGTGCTTGTCCATCCCGCTTCAGCCAGACCCCTTTCGATAGCACGTCAGTCGGGTTCGGTTCCCGGATGTCGGATAAAAAGTTCAGTGTCGCAAAACGTCCAGGTGCTATTACACTATGTAAGTCATCGATATCATAGTACCTCGCGATATTATAGGATGCCATTTGGTAGGCATCAATCGGGTCTACGCCTGCTTCGAGTGCGATTCGGATGCATTTATCCATCACACCGTCCTCGTGAAACAGCGGCGGAGATCCATCTGTCGTCATCATAAGATGATCAAACACATTCAGTTCTTTTTCAAGAATGCCTTCAAGCAGCGGTTTTAAGTCCGGTCGAATAGATGATTCACGAAGTGTTACCGCGTAGCCTTGCAGCAAGCGTGCTTCCGCTTCATCTGCTGTCATCGATTCGTGGTCGCCGTTCACACCAAGCAGTCGCATCCGTGCAAGCGTGCGCTCGGACGCCCCCGGGAAATGTCCTTCAACTTTTTTCCCTAGTTGTTTCGCTTTTTGGAGCGATTCCGTCATGACAGGGTCGCCTTTTAGCAGGCGCGGCCATCCTGTTAACTCGCCACCCATAAGGACATCGTCGCGCTTAAGCCATTCCTCAACTTTTTCAGGCGCAAACACTTCCGCTTCGTTTTGCAAATTCGTCTGCGAATCCATACGCGCCCACCAGTAAAAGGAAAATGGCAATTCTTTCAATTCGTCAAGCAGCGTGAATGCTTGCTCCTGGCTGATGGACATCAGCAGCATTAAGTTATCTGCTAAAAAAGTTGTGGTCCCGTGCTGAGCCGCGAATTGCGCAAACGTTTCCGGGTTATACAGCTGAAACGGGTGTACGTGCGGTTCTATGTATCCTGGGACAATCCATTTGCCTGCTGCATCGATGAGTTCAGCGCCTTCAGTCAGCGGCGGCATGCGTTCACCAGTATAAAGAATGCGCCCTTGTTTAATCCAAATCGTACCGGTTTTCCATTGCTTTAAAATTGAATGTAAGTACGTGGCATTCGTGATGATTAAATCCGGCGCTTCTTTCCCGTCAATGACGGCAATCTGTGAAGCGATTTCTTCCGCGTTCCACATTAAGATCGTCTCCTTTATCGTCCTTTGCTACATTTATCCTACCATAGCTTGGAAAGTGTGAATAGATAGTGAATGAAGGAACTGCGGGGCTTCATAGCGAAAATGTAGAGCACTGAACTTTAGGGGAGTGATTTCATTGACAGAACGATTAACTTTCGATGCAGATACGGCAACCGAATACGATAGAGGCATTCGCAGAACACTGCCGACGTATGACGGACTCGTCCGGCTCGCGAATACGGCTCTTCGGATGCATACGAAAGAGAACGCTGAAGTTCTAGTGGTTGGCGCTGGCGGCGGCAATGAATTACTGGAGTTTGCCGAGAGCAATTCGGCTTGGTCATTTACAGCGGCGGATCCATCCGAACCAATGCTGAAAGAAGCGCGCGATAAAGTCCAGGGTCGATTTGGAACCGGGCGTGTGACCTATGTCGCGGGGAGTGCTGCGGATATACGTGCAGAGAACTTATATGACGCAGCATCGTGTTTGCTTGTATTGCATTTTATTGAGAGTGATGCGGCGAAATTGGAATTATTGCAGGAGATTCGGTTGAGGATGAAGCCCGGTGCACCTTTCGTAATCGCTTCTATGACAGGGGATCGGAATGATCCGTCATTCGATCAATTATTCGGATTGTGGCGGCAGAGTTGGATTGACCGATCTTCACTGTCCGAAGCTCAAGTGCTGGAAATGGAACAGACAGTTCGCGCGCTGTCATTCGTATCGCCTGGTGCGATTGAGGAATTGTTGCGCGAAGCCGGGTTCGGAAGGATTACTCGATTTTTCCAAACAACCTTTTTTAGTGCGTGGATGTGTATCGCAGAATGAGTCAGGATAGCGTCAGAAGAAAGTTACTCACGTCAATAAAACCATCTGGAAATCCCTTGCCCATTCGCGGACTGGGGAAATTTCCAGATGGTTTTTCTTTGTTATGATATAGGCGGTCAAAGCGGATCGAGCGCTGTGGAGTGATCGATGAATATGAACGAATCGTACCGGCTTCCGACACGGGAAGGAACAAAATTCCCACTTCTTCAGCTCCTTGACCGCTTCCTCGTTCTTCGCAACGAAGGCATTCATGGCGAAATTCAGATGCTCTTCATGATGCCGGTCGTACCTCTCCTGATTGCATTGGATCGATGAAAGCAGTGTCAATACTTCAGTGAAATACGCACTTGAAAGGGCGAAATGGTCGGGCAGCCGGTTATACGGTTCAAAACAGGATGCGGTTTATTGTTCCAGGGAATTCATGATGTTTTTTGCGTTTCAGAAGTTGTATCCAGCTTCCATAAGCAGAATATGTGGTTTATGAACTTTTTAATTTAGGTTTCCATCCATTCCCAGTCAGGAATAGATTCCCTGCTTTCTGGTTAAGCTGTGTACAGCATAAGCATGAAAGAACAGGAGGGATGGCAATGACAGACGGGAACGATACACAGGGAATGCCGGTTTTCATGAAAACATTGACTGAGGCACTGCCCTCTTCTTTCGATGTCCTGCACGTCCCGCTCGCAATTGAGGAAGCCAAAGCCCACCTGCTCTACATAAAAACAGTGGCCAACGGAGAGGTGCTTCAGCAAACGGTCATCAAACCCTTCTTCGAACTGGCCGATTCGAAAAAGTTCACAGCCTATATCAAAGGGCTGCCGAACCGTATTGACCTCCCTTCAACCGATGATGTCTTGACC
Proteins encoded in this region:
- the pcrA gene encoding DNA helicase PcrA, which translates into the protein MKELAQDLLTGMNPEQAKAVKKTEGPLLIMAGAGSGKTRVLTHRIAYLVIEKNVYPSKILAITFTNKASREMRNRIDGLLGEGSGDRMWVSTFHSMCVRILRRNIDRIGFSKTFSILDSSDQLSAIKSVLKEQNLDPKQYDPRTLLNIISSAKNECIDAKEYRAGVNESNPYDRVIADVFDGYTKKLRKNQSLDFDDLIMLTLRLFEQVPDVLEFYQDKFQYIHVDEYQDTNHAQYRLVQMLAEKFRNICVVGDSDQSIYKWRGADIGNILSFEKDYKDAEVILLEQNYRSTQNILQAANDVIKNNESRYDKRLRTDNDEGDFITVYKATDEKDESQYVVRKIIELQQEQGFSLDQFAVLYRTNAQSRMIEEYLVKSNLEYTIVGGTKFYDRKEIKDLLAYLRLIANNEDDLALARIINEPKRSIGATSFERMARFAIENDRSIFDAMQELDFMGLTKKAAVESAKFRDLIQNFTQMQEFLSVKELTEQVLDKTGYRAMLEREKTIESESRLENIDEFLSVTEAFEKRAEEDEGDKSLVAFLTDLALIADIDSLDKEENQSTEKIVLMTTHSAKGLEFPVVFVIGMEENIFPHARSIGNEEEMEEERRLAYVAITRAEQKLFMSSASSRMLYGKFSYNNPSRFINEISDEVIETENASGGFSIGGSRNDEPKRAAVKKPVYKTTGGEKLGWSAGDKAAHKKWGTGTVVSVKGSADDVELDIAFPEVGIKRLLAKFAPIEKV
- a CDS encoding heptaprenylglyceryl phosphate synthase encodes the protein MDYRTWRHAFKLDPAKDISDEALEQLAESGTDGMIIGGTDNITLEGVLDLLARLRRYAVPLALEVSDVDAVTFGFDYYFIPTVLNSTDVKWMNGIHLDALKEFGHMMKWEEVATEGYCIMNPECKAAQLTGATEVPTKEDVVGYARMAEHLFKLPIFYLEYSGTYGDPKLVSAAASVLDETRLVYGGGIRTAAQAAEMASIAHTVVIGNVIYDDLKKALETVDAVKAVTSPK
- a CDS encoding YerC/YecD family TrpR-related protein; this encodes MLEKIKDEQTDQLFRAILELKDLDECYAFFDDLCTIGEVQSLAQRLDVAVMLKKKHTYDKIQNETGASTATISRIRRCVDYGSGGYNLIVDRMNEQSEKTTEEN
- a CDS encoding DUF3048 domain-containing protein → MNASKVLFTALLVGQIMLVGCSKDQEEQPATEVEAGETSETVETVAQPSAPFSGMAVESGDMRPILATVNNHPLARPQSGLSQADIVYEVFAEGNITRLLALYQSQLPEEIGPIRSARDYFIEIADGLDAFYIAHGYSPDAHALLNEGVVDNINGMQYDGSYFIRSKERKAPHNSYISKEHIEDAMDDLSIDTELREVPPLSFHPDADSAKLGEIATAIVVGHPDPNFTSTYTFDPETKTYERTVNGIITTDKADDKKVTPANILVMEAPYTTIDAEGRQSLDLTKGGPAILFQNGVALTLEWKQIDGVITPVQNGVPAKLVPGQTWVHIVREQSIGNTTTYTP
- a CDS encoding adenine deaminase C-terminal domain-containing protein — translated: MWNAEEIASQIAVIDGKEAPDLIITNATYLHSILKQWKTGTIWIKQGRILYTGERMPPLTEGAELIDAAGKWIVPGYIEPHVHPFQLYNPETFAQFAAQHGTTTFLADNLMLLMSISQEQAFTLLDELKELPFSFYWWARMDSQTNLQNEAEVFAPEKVEEWLKRDDVLMGGELTGWPRLLKGDPVMTESLQKAKQLGKKVEGHFPGASERTLARMRLLGVNGDHESMTADEAEARLLQGYAVTLRESSIRPDLKPLLEGILEKELNVFDHLMMTTDGSPPLFHEDGVMDKCIRIALEAGVDPIDAYQMASYNIARYYDIDDLHSVIAPGRFATLNFLSDIREPNPTDVLSKGVWLKRDGQARMEFNKADWSVFLNFAPDFELTQEDLTATEPIGIDMLNDVITKPYETTVDLSAEKLEDAHDESFLALIDRNGKWRVTAVIKGFARSVQGLASSYSNTGDIILIGKDKNEMLRAFRQLKEIGGGIVLAEDEKVLCELPLSIGGSLSDQPIEVLREQEREFKQALSDRGYEKGDAVYSLLFLQSTHLPYVRVTQLGVADVMRNKVLIPMTER
- a CDS encoding class I SAM-dependent methyltransferase; translated protein: MTERLTFDADTATEYDRGIRRTLPTYDGLVRLANTALRMHTKENAEVLVVGAGGGNELLEFAESNSAWSFTAADPSEPMLKEARDKVQGRFGTGRVTYVAGSAADIRAENLYDAASCLLVLHFIESDAAKLELLQEIRLRMKPGAPFVIASMTGDRNDPSFDQLFGLWRQSWIDRSSLSEAQVLEMEQTVRALSFVSPGAIEELLREAGFGRITRFFQTTFFSAWMCIAE